GTGGCCATGCGCACTAGGCAACAAGTTGCCAAGTGCTGTCCGCCAGGATGACAGCACAAGAAACTTCTTCATAAACGCCCCCCACTAAAGTTCATTCAATGAAAATATAATTTATTCAACAACCTTCAATAGATTTTATTTTAGAATCCACTTGTCCAGAAAGGCCATCTGCTCGGCGGTGTGGAACCAGTGTTCGCCGCCGTCCATTACGGTCAGGGGCGCGCCGATTTTCCGGGCGAATTCGCGCATCGTTTCTAGCGAAGTCAAGTTGTCATTCGAGCCGTACAGAATTCTTGTCGGGACGCGCCATTCGATCGGATTTTCACACACGTAGTCAGCGTTCCCGCCCTTCCCGTGCACGTAAATGACAAGGGGTTTCATTCGCTATTTGTTCTTTATGCAGCGAACTGAACTCCCGCCGTGCTTGTAGGCGAAGTCCAGGAACGTATTCTCTTTATCGTAGTCTATGCCCAGGTGTTCGGCATAGTCGGCATCGAATCCTGTGGCACTCCAGAAGTAGGCCCCATTGCCCGCGAGATAGAAATCATAGAGTGGAGCCCATCCGCCGACGGGCAATGCGGAAAAGCCGAATGCATCTGTACCATTTTTGCTTTCGGCCCAGCCGCTCTGGGATTTGAGGACATTGCTTGCGGTAGATTGCCCGCCCATCACCGTGAGCAGGGTTCCAAACTCCGCCTTGCTCGGCAAGTGCCAGCCCGGCGGACAAATCCCGTACACAGTGTCGGGCAAGGCGCATTTTTTGCCATCGCCGCAATCCTGCGGATTCTTGGTATCGGTAGCCAGTTTTACGGAATCGATTGCTGCAGCCCAGGTGTAAAGGCGGCCAGCCACGTCGCATTTTTTCGGCTCATTGTCGTAGCACCAAGACCAATCATATTTATCCTCACCCGAACCTCCTTGACCTGGGTCAAAGTTCAGGTTTTCTGCCATCCACACTTGGTCGCCAATCTTCACCGTCCTGTAAACCTTGCCATCACGGCTATCGGTCATGGCGCCATAGTCAATATCAGGGTTAAAGCGGCATTCCTTCGGCACATCCCAGCTCCAGCCCGTTTCGCCTTCCAGAAGCGCCGAACAATTTACCTTGTCCACGCTGCTGCTAGATTCCGAGGCAGAGTTCGGAATGGCGGAAGAAGAACTATTCACGCTGCTGCTGGATTCCGAGGCGGAGCCCGGAATGGCGGAGGAAGAGCTGTTCACGCTGCTGCTGGATTCCGAGGCGGAGCCCGGAATGGCGGACGAGGAAGACTCCCCGCGTTCAAAAGAAGACGGCTCGTCGCTCGGCACGGCAGATGCCGACGAGCTGCAGTCGTCTCCACACGCTACGAGTGCTAGCGTCAAGGGCAACAAGAGTGTGG
The sequence above is a segment of the Fibrobacter sp. UWR2 genome. Coding sequences within it:
- a CDS encoding fibrobacter succinogenes major paralogous domain-containing protein — protein: MRNVIARSRKAKPATNKAWWPSLTTLLLPLTLALVACGDDCSSSASAVPSDEPSSFERGESSSSAIPGSASESSSSVNSSSSAIPGSASESSSSVNSSSSAIPNSASESSSSVDKVNCSALLEGETGWSWDVPKECRFNPDIDYGAMTDSRDGKVYRTVKIGDQVWMAENLNFDPGQGGSGEDKYDWSWCYDNEPKKCDVAGRLYTWAAAIDSVKLATDTKNPQDCGDGKKCALPDTVYGICPPGWHLPSKAEFGTLLTVMGGQSTASNVLKSQSGWAESKNGTDAFGFSALPVGGWAPLYDFYLAGNGAYFWSATGFDADYAEHLGIDYDKENTFLDFAYKHGGSSVRCIKNK